In a genomic window of Stakelama saccharophila:
- the lptB gene encoding LPS export ABC transporter ATP-binding protein — translation MDDIATLADADPIHEAPVEQGLSVVSIAKAYDKRSVLSDVSLSVARGEVIGLLGPNGAGKTTCFYSVMGLTKPDSGRIMLDGDDITGLPMYRRAILGLGYLPQETSIFRGLSVEKNILAVLELAEPDKAARERRLDRLLDEFGLARLRDAPAMALSGGERRRAEIARALAADPKIMLLDEPFAGIDPISIADIRDLVCDLKDRGIGVLITDHNVRETLEIVDRAYIIYDGRVLFTGSPDELVADENVRRLYLGEGFSL, via the coding sequence ATGGACGACATTGCCACCCTGGCGGACGCCGATCCGATTCACGAAGCCCCGGTGGAGCAGGGGCTTTCGGTCGTGTCGATTGCCAAGGCCTATGACAAGCGCTCGGTCCTGTCGGACGTTTCGCTGTCCGTCGCGCGCGGTGAGGTGATCGGCCTGCTCGGTCCGAACGGCGCGGGCAAGACGACCTGTTTCTATTCGGTCATGGGGCTGACGAAGCCGGATTCCGGCCGGATCATGCTCGACGGCGACGATATCACCGGCCTGCCCATGTATCGCCGCGCGATCCTGGGGCTCGGCTATCTGCCGCAGGAAACCTCCATCTTTCGCGGTCTTTCGGTGGAAAAGAACATCCTGGCCGTGCTCGAACTGGCAGAGCCGGACAAGGCCGCACGCGAACGCCGCCTCGATCGGTTGCTGGACGAATTCGGCCTCGCGCGCCTGCGGGATGCGCCGGCCATGGCATTGTCCGGCGGCGAGCGGCGACGTGCCGAAATCGCCCGCGCGCTTGCGGCCGACCCGAAGATCATGCTGCTCGACGAGCCGTTCGCGGGCATCGATCCTATCTCGATCGCCGACATCCGCGATCTCGTCTGCGACCTGAAGGATCGCGGTATCGGCGTGCTCATCACCGATCACAATGTTCGCGAGACGCTGGAAATCGTCGACCGCGCCTACATCATCTACGATGGCCGGGTACTGTTCACCGGCTCGCCCGACGAATTGGTCGCCGACGAGAATGTGCGCCGCCTCTATCTCGGCGAGGGCTTCTCGCTGTAG
- a CDS encoding LptA/OstA family protein has translation MMSLRRSLIAGLAALTALSGVAAAQSRHNTSAPIDFAAEHIELQDKASRAILSGDVNITQAEMSLNAARVTVHYTGRIIGGSPQVSRMEAAGGVLVRRPQQTARSQYAVYDLNSRVITMLGNVQLVQDGNTIGGGRLRIDLDTGRAVIDGSAVGTGSTAPGAVERQNGRVTGTFSVPERD, from the coding sequence ATGATGTCGTTGCGCCGTTCCCTGATCGCCGGCCTGGCCGCGCTGACTGCCCTCTCCGGCGTCGCAGCGGCGCAATCGCGCCACAATACAAGCGCACCGATCGATTTCGCGGCCGAACATATCGAACTGCAGGACAAGGCCAGTCGCGCCATCCTGTCGGGCGACGTGAACATCACCCAGGCGGAAATGTCGCTTAATGCCGCGCGGGTGACGGTCCATTATACCGGCAGGATCATCGGCGGATCGCCCCAGGTGTCGCGCATGGAGGCGGCGGGCGGCGTTCTGGTGCGACGTCCGCAGCAGACCGCACGGTCGCAATATGCCGTCTACGACCTGAACTCCCGCGTCATTACCATGCTCGGCAACGTCCAGCTCGTCCAGGACGGCAACACAATCGGCGGTGGTCGGTTGCGGATCGACCTCGATACCGGGCGCGCCGTGATCGACGGTTCCGCAGTGGGCACGGGCAGTACGGCGCCGGGAGCCGTGGAGCGACAGAACGGCAGGGTCACAGGAACGTTTTCGGTGCCGGAACGCGACTGA